One segment of Streptomyces roseifaciens DNA contains the following:
- a CDS encoding sodium-translocating pyrophosphatase, with protein MAGPFTPRQVDFQQLDFTRNLAAELTQGNRTMVIVIAAVALAALVVAVALVRQVLAAGEGTDNMRRIAAAVQEGANAYLARQLRTLGVFAVAVFFLLMLLPADNWSQRIGRSVFFLIGALFSAATGYIGMWLAVRSNVRVAAAAREATPAPGEPEKDLTAVSHKAMKIAFRTGGVVGMCTVGLGLLGASCVVLVYAADAPKVLEGFGFGAALLAMFMRVGGGIFTKAADVGADLVGKVEQGIPEDDPRNAATIADNVGDNVGDCAGMAADLFESYAVTLVAALILGKAAFGDAGLAFPLLVPAIGVLTAMIGIFAVAPRRADRSGMTAINRGFFISAVISLVLVAVAVFAYLPSSYADLKGIGDEAIRGHAGDPRVLALVAVAIGIVLAALIQQLTGYFTETSRRPVRDIGKTSLTGPATVVLAGISIGLESAVYSAVLIGLGVYGAFLLGGTSIMLALFAVALAGTGLLTTVGVIVAMDTFGPVSDNAQGIAEMSGDVEGAGAQVLTDLDAVGNTTKAITKGIAIATAVLAASALFGSYRDAIATAVKDVHAKSGEMGLSLDISQPNNLVGLILGAAVVFLFSGLAINAVSRSAGAVVYEVRRQFREHPGIMDYSEKPEYGRVVDICTKDALRELATPGLLAVMAPIAVGFSLGVGALGSYLAGAIGTGTLMAVFLANSGGAWDNAKKLVEDGHHGGKGSEAHAATVIGDTVGDPFKDTAGPAINPLLKVMNLVALLIAPAVVKFSYGVDANKGLRIGIAVLAIVVIVGAVYVSKRRGVAVDDDGNAERTAKPADPAVAS; from the coding sequence ATGGCGGGGCCCTTCACACCTCGACAGGTGGACTTTCAACAGCTCGACTTCACTCGGAATCTCGCGGCCGAACTCACCCAGGGCAACCGCACCATGGTGATCGTGATCGCGGCCGTCGCACTCGCGGCGCTCGTGGTCGCCGTCGCCCTGGTGCGGCAGGTCCTCGCGGCGGGCGAGGGAACCGACAACATGAGAAGGATCGCGGCGGCGGTGCAGGAAGGCGCGAACGCCTATCTCGCACGGCAGTTGCGCACCCTCGGCGTATTCGCCGTGGCGGTGTTCTTCCTCCTGATGCTCCTGCCGGCCGACAACTGGTCGCAGCGCATCGGGCGTTCGGTCTTCTTCCTGATCGGAGCGCTCTTCTCGGCGGCGACCGGCTATATCGGCATGTGGCTCGCTGTGCGCAGCAATGTCCGGGTCGCCGCGGCGGCCCGCGAGGCCACTCCGGCGCCGGGCGAGCCCGAGAAGGACCTGACGGCCGTTTCCCACAAGGCCATGAAGATCGCGTTCCGGACGGGTGGCGTCGTCGGGATGTGCACCGTGGGGCTCGGCCTGCTGGGAGCCTCCTGCGTGGTGCTCGTGTACGCGGCCGACGCGCCCAAGGTGCTGGAGGGCTTCGGCTTCGGCGCGGCCCTGCTGGCGATGTTCATGAGGGTCGGCGGCGGCATCTTCACCAAGGCGGCCGACGTCGGCGCCGACCTCGTCGGCAAGGTCGAACAGGGCATCCCCGAGGACGACCCGCGCAACGCCGCCACCATCGCGGACAACGTGGGGGACAACGTCGGCGACTGCGCGGGCATGGCCGCCGACCTCTTCGAGTCGTACGCCGTGACGCTGGTCGCCGCGCTGATCCTCGGCAAGGCCGCCTTCGGCGACGCGGGGCTCGCCTTCCCCCTGCTCGTCCCCGCGATCGGCGTGCTCACGGCGATGATCGGCATCTTCGCGGTCGCGCCGCGCCGCGCCGACCGCAGCGGGATGACCGCGATCAACCGCGGGTTCTTCATTTCGGCCGTCATCTCGCTCGTCCTGGTGGCCGTTGCGGTGTTCGCGTACCTCCCCTCCAGCTACGCCGATCTGAAGGGCATCGGGGACGAGGCGATCCGCGGCCACGCGGGCGACCCGAGGGTGCTCGCGCTCGTGGCGGTGGCCATCGGCATCGTCCTCGCCGCGCTCATCCAGCAGCTCACGGGGTACTTCACGGAGACCAGCCGGCGGCCCGTGCGGGACATCGGCAAGACGTCCCTGACCGGACCGGCGACGGTCGTCCTCGCCGGCATCTCCATCGGCCTGGAGTCCGCCGTCTACTCGGCCGTGCTCATCGGGCTGGGCGTCTACGGGGCGTTCCTGCTCGGCGGCACGTCCATCATGCTGGCCCTGTTCGCCGTCGCGCTCGCCGGCACCGGCCTGCTGACCACCGTGGGCGTCATCGTCGCCATGGACACCTTCGGCCCGGTCTCCGACAACGCCCAGGGCATCGCCGAGATGTCCGGCGACGTCGAGGGCGCCGGCGCGCAGGTGCTCACCGACCTCGACGCGGTCGGCAACACCACCAAGGCCATCACGAAGGGCATAGCCATCGCCACGGCCGTGCTGGCCGCGTCGGCGCTCTTTGGCTCGTACCGCGACGCCATCGCCACCGCGGTGAAGGACGTGCACGCGAAGTCCGGGGAGATGGGCCTGAGTCTGGACATCTCGCAGCCCAACAACCTCGTCGGGCTCATCCTCGGCGCCGCCGTAGTCTTCCTCTTCTCCGGACTGGCGATCAACGCCGTGTCGCGGTCGGCGGGCGCCGTGGTCTACGAGGTGCGGCGGCAGTTCCGCGAGCACCCCGGGATCATGGACTACAGCGAGAAGCCGGAGTACGGCCGCGTGGTGGACATCTGCACCAAGGACGCGCTGCGCGAACTCGCCACGCCCGGCCTGCTGGCCGTGATGGCGCCCATAGCCGTCGGGTTCTCGCTCGGCGTCGGAGCGCTCGGCTCGTACCTGGCGGGGGCCATCGGCACCGGCACCCTGATGGCCGTCTTCCTCGCCAACTCCGGTGGCGCCTGGGACAACGCCAAGAAGCTGGTGGAGGACGGCCACCACGGCGGAAAGGGCAGCGAGGCGCACGCGGCGACGGTCATCGGCGACACGGTCGGCGACCCGTTCAAGGACACCGCAGGGCCGGCCATCAACCCGCTGCTGAAGGTGATGAACCTGGTGGCGCTGCTGATCGCCCCTGCGGTGGTCAAGTTCTCCTACGGCGTCGACGCCAACAAGGGCCTGCGGATCGGGATCGCGGTGCTGGCGATCGTCGTCATCGTCGGCGCGGTGTACGTCTCCAAGCGGCGCGGGGTCGCGGTGGACGACGACGGCAACGCCGAGCGGACGGCGAAGCCCGCCGATCCGGCGGTGGCGTCGTAA
- a CDS encoding DUF7059 domain-containing protein: MSTLLPAADRARTSRLRDALLAAAFTADGLLDLLGAPAYAALARSETVPALRATRGDSPLETLVRLFLLQRPAPYARAAAALPVDDCLAGGWLVRDGDSVRATVDVRPYGGPDGQDWWIVSDLGCAVGGAGGIAGGGAGPSGVDRSQLVLGVGGASTTLAGLTVRTPVASALDLGTGSGIQALHASQHATRVTATDLNPRALHITRLTLELSGAAEADLREGSLFEPVAQDTFDLIVSNPPFVISPGARLTYRDGGMGGDDLCRTLVQQSADRLNDGGYCQLLANWQHVEGEDWRERLSSWVPRGCDAWIVQREVQDVAQYAELWLRDAGDHRAGPEEYAARYDAWLEEFEARKTKGIGFGWITLRKSGADRPSVVAEEWPHPVEQPLGPAVRAHFDRQDFLRTHDDAGLLAARFALADEVVQEQVGLPGAEDPEHVVLRQNRGMRRATKVDTVGAGFAGVCDGSLSAGRILDAIAQLIGEDPVLLRDRTPESIRTLVEQGFLTPVAERQ; the protein is encoded by the coding sequence GTGAGTACGCTCCTTCCCGCCGCCGACCGCGCGCGCACCTCCCGGCTGCGCGACGCCCTGCTCGCCGCCGCCTTCACCGCCGACGGCCTCCTCGACCTGCTGGGCGCCCCCGCCTACGCCGCGCTCGCCCGCAGCGAGACCGTGCCCGCCCTGCGGGCCACGCGCGGCGACAGCCCGCTGGAGACGCTCGTCCGGCTCTTCCTGCTGCAGCGCCCGGCCCCGTACGCGCGGGCCGCGGCCGCGCTGCCCGTCGACGACTGCCTCGCCGGGGGCTGGCTCGTCCGCGACGGGGACTCGGTGCGCGCCACCGTGGACGTGCGCCCGTACGGCGGCCCGGACGGGCAGGACTGGTGGATCGTCTCCGACCTCGGCTGCGCGGTCGGCGGCGCCGGCGGCATCGCCGGGGGCGGGGCCGGCCCCTCGGGAGTCGACCGCTCGCAGCTGGTCCTCGGCGTCGGCGGCGCCTCGACCACCCTCGCCGGGCTCACCGTCCGCACGCCCGTCGCGAGCGCCCTCGACCTGGGCACGGGCTCCGGCATCCAGGCGCTGCACGCGAGCCAGCACGCCACGCGTGTGACCGCGACGGACCTCAACCCGCGCGCCCTGCACATCACGCGGCTCACCCTGGAGCTCTCCGGCGCCGCCGAGGCCGACCTGCGCGAGGGTTCGCTCTTCGAGCCGGTCGCCCAGGACACCTTCGACCTGATCGTCTCCAACCCGCCGTTCGTCATCTCGCCGGGCGCCCGCCTGACCTACCGCGACGGCGGCATGGGCGGCGACGACCTGTGCCGCACCCTCGTCCAGCAGTCGGCCGACCGGCTCAACGACGGCGGCTACTGCCAGCTGCTCGCCAACTGGCAGCACGTCGAGGGCGAGGACTGGCGCGAGCGGCTCTCCTCCTGGGTGCCGCGCGGCTGCGACGCCTGGATCGTCCAGCGCGAGGTGCAGGACGTCGCCCAGTACGCCGAGCTGTGGCTGCGTGACGCGGGCGACCACCGCGCCGGCCCGGAGGAGTACGCGGCCCGCTACGACGCCTGGCTGGAGGAGTTCGAGGCCCGCAAGACCAAGGGCATCGGATTTGGCTGGATCACGCTGCGCAAGTCGGGTGCCGACCGGCCGTCCGTCGTCGCCGAGGAATGGCCGCACCCGGTCGAGCAGCCGCTCGGCCCGGCCGTCCGCGCCCACTTCGACCGGCAGGACTTCCTGCGCACGCACGACGACGCCGGGCTGCTCGCCGCCCGCTTCGCCCTGGCCGACGAGGTCGTGCAGGAGCAGGTCGGCCTGCCGGGCGCGGAGGACCCCGAGCACGTGGTGCTCCGCCAGAACCGCGGCATGCGGCGGGCCACCAAGGTGGACACCGTCGGCGCGGGCTTCGCGGGCGTGTGCGACGGCTCCCTGAGCGCGGGGCGGATTCTCGACGCCATCGCCCAGCTGATCGGCGAGGACCCGGTGCTGCTGCGGGACCGGACCCCGGAGTCGATCAGGACGCTCGTCGAGCAGGGCTTCCTGACGCCCGTGGCGGAGCGGCAGTAG
- the topA gene encoding type I DNA topoisomerase — protein MSPTSETAKGGRRLVIVESPAKAKTIKGYLGPGYVVEASVGHIRDLPNGAAEVPAKYKGESWARLGVNVEKDFQPIYVVNHDKKDQVKKLKELLAESDELFLATDEDREGEAIAWHLQEVLKPKVPVRRMVFHEITKDAIQAAVASPRELNKKLVDAQETRRILDRLYGYEVSPVLWKKVMPRLSAGRVQSVATRLVVERERERIAFRSAEYWDLTGTFGTGRSGDNSDPATLTARLASVDGRRVAQGRDFGSNGRLKDAAQVLHLDEANARALAAALADTSFSVRSVESKPYRRSPYAPFRTTTLQQEASRKLGFGAKATMQVAQKLYENGFITYMRTDSTTLSDTAVNAARAQVTQLYGADYLPEKPRTYAGKVKNAQEAHEAIRPSGDRFRTPAETGLTGDQFRLYELIWKRTVASQMKDATGNSVTVRIGGRASDGREAEFTASGKTITFHGFMKAYVEGADDPNAELDDRERRLPQVTEGDPLAAEEITADGHATKPPARYTEASLVKELEEREIGRPSTYASIIGTILDRGYVFKKGTALVPSFLSFAVVNLLEKHFGRLVDYDFTASMEEDLDRIARGEAQAVPWLRRFYFGEGTEGAAGGAAEAGNGDGDHLGGLKELVTDLGAIDAREVSSFPVGNDIVLRVGRYGPYVERGEKDAEGHQRADVPEDLAPDELTVEYAEELLAKPSGDFELGTDPGTGHQIVAKDGRYGPYVTEILPEGTPKTGKNAVKPRTASLFKSMSLDTVTLDDALRLMSLPRVVGTDAEGVEITAQNGRYGPYLKKGTDSRSLETEDQLFSITLDEALAIYAQPKQRGRAAAKPPLKELGTDPVSERPVVVKDGRFGPYVTDGETNATLRRDDDVETITPERGYELLAEKRAKGPAKKTAKKAVAKKAPAKKTAAKKTAAKKTAAKKTTTAKKTTASKTASKTAAKKTTAAKKVAASAQAADE, from the coding sequence TTGTCCCCGACCAGCGAGACCGCAAAGGGCGGCCGCCGACTCGTCATCGTCGAGTCGCCTGCCAAGGCGAAGACGATCAAGGGCTACCTCGGCCCCGGATACGTCGTCGAGGCGAGCGTCGGGCACATCCGTGACCTGCCGAACGGGGCCGCCGAGGTCCCGGCGAAGTACAAGGGCGAGTCCTGGGCCCGCCTCGGCGTCAACGTCGAGAAGGACTTCCAGCCGATCTACGTCGTGAACCACGACAAGAAGGACCAGGTCAAGAAGCTCAAGGAGCTGCTGGCCGAGTCCGACGAGCTCTTCCTCGCCACCGATGAGGACCGCGAGGGCGAGGCCATCGCGTGGCACCTGCAGGAAGTCCTCAAGCCCAAGGTCCCCGTCCGCCGCATGGTCTTCCACGAGATCACCAAGGACGCGATCCAGGCCGCCGTCGCCAGCCCGCGCGAGCTGAACAAGAAGCTCGTCGACGCCCAGGAGACCCGCCGCATCCTCGACCGCCTCTACGGCTACGAGGTCTCGCCGGTCCTGTGGAAGAAGGTCATGCCGCGGCTGTCGGCCGGCCGCGTGCAGTCCGTCGCCACCCGCCTCGTCGTCGAGCGGGAGCGCGAGCGCATCGCCTTCCGCTCCGCCGAGTACTGGGACCTCACGGGCACCTTCGGCACCGGCCGCTCCGGTGACAACAGCGACCCCGCGACCCTCACCGCCCGCCTGGCCTCGGTCGACGGCCGGCGTGTGGCCCAGGGCCGCGACTTCGGCTCGAACGGCCGGCTGAAGGACGCCGCCCAGGTGCTCCACCTGGACGAGGCCAACGCCCGCGCGCTGGCCGCCGCCCTCGCCGACACCTCGTTCTCGGTGCGCTCGGTCGAGTCCAAGCCGTACCGCCGCTCGCCGTACGCCCCGTTCCGTACGACGACGCTGCAGCAGGAGGCCTCGCGCAAGCTGGGCTTCGGCGCGAAGGCGACCATGCAGGTGGCCCAGAAGCTGTACGAGAACGGCTTCATCACCTATATGCGTACGGACTCCACGACGCTGTCCGACACCGCCGTGAACGCGGCCCGTGCGCAGGTCACCCAGCTCTACGGCGCCGACTACCTGCCGGAGAAGCCGCGCACGTACGCCGGCAAGGTCAAGAACGCCCAGGAGGCGCACGAGGCGATCCGGCCTTCGGGTGATCGTTTCCGCACGCCCGCCGAGACCGGTCTGACCGGCGACCAGTTCCGCCTCTACGAGCTGATCTGGAAGCGGACCGTCGCCTCCCAGATGAAGGACGCGACCGGCAACTCGGTCACCGTCAGGATCGGCGGCCGGGCGAGCGACGGCCGGGAGGCCGAGTTCACCGCCTCCGGCAAGACCATCACCTTCCACGGCTTCATGAAGGCCTACGTGGAGGGCGCGGACGACCCGAACGCCGAGCTCGACGACCGCGAGCGCCGCCTCCCGCAGGTCACCGAGGGCGACCCGCTGGCGGCCGAGGAGATCACGGCCGACGGCCACGCCACCAAGCCCCCCGCCCGCTACACCGAGGCCTCGCTGGTCAAGGAGCTGGAGGAGCGGGAGATCGGCCGCCCGTCGACCTACGCGTCGATCATCGGCACCATCCTCGACCGCGGCTACGTCTTCAAGAAGGGCACGGCGCTCGTCCCGTCCTTCCTGAGCTTCGCCGTCGTCAACCTGCTGGAGAAGCACTTCGGCCGGCTCGTCGACTACGACTTCACCGCCTCCATGGAGGAGGACCTCGACCGCATCGCCCGCGGCGAGGCCCAGGCCGTGCCGTGGCTGCGCCGGTTCTACTTCGGCGAGGGCACCGAGGGCGCCGCGGGCGGCGCCGCCGAGGCCGGCAACGGCGACGGCGACCACCTCGGCGGCCTCAAGGAGCTCGTCACCGACCTCGGTGCGATCGACGCCCGCGAGGTGTCCTCCTTCCCCGTCGGTAACGACATCGTGCTGCGCGTCGGCCGCTACGGCCCGTACGTCGAGCGCGGCGAGAAGGACGCCGAGGGCCACCAGCGGGCCGACGTCCCCGAGGACCTCGCGCCCGACGAGCTGACCGTCGAGTACGCCGAGGAACTGCTCGCCAAGCCCAGCGGGGACTTCGAGCTCGGCACCGACCCCGGCACCGGTCACCAGATCGTCGCCAAGGACGGTCGCTACGGCCCCTACGTCACCGAGATCCTCCCCGAGGGCACCCCGAAGACCGGCAAGAACGCGGTCAAGCCGCGCACCGCCTCGCTCTTCAAGTCCATGTCCCTGGACACGGTCACCCTGGACGACGCGCTGCGGCTGATGTCGCTGCCGCGCGTGGTGGGCACCGACGCCGAGGGCGTCGAGATCACCGCGCAGAACGGCCGCTACGGCCCGTATCTGAAGAAGGGCACCGACTCGCGGTCGCTGGAGACCGAGGACCAGCTCTTCAGCATCACGCTGGACGAGGCCCTCGCCATCTACGCCCAGCCCAAGCAGCGCGGGCGCGCCGCGGCCAAGCCGCCGCTGAAGGAGCTGGGCACCGACCCGGTCAGCGAGCGCCCTGTCGTGGTCAAGGACGGCCGCTTCGGCCCGTACGTGACGGACGGCGAGACCAACGCCACGCTGCGCCGTGACGATGACGTCGAGACGATCACGCCGGAGCGCGGCTACGAGCTCCTGGCGGAGAAGCGCGCCAAGGGCCCGGCGAAGAAGACGGCCAAGAAGGCCGTCGCGAAGAAGGCGCCGGCGAAGAAGACCGCCGCCAAGAAGACGGCCGCCAAGAAGACCGCGGCGAAGAAGACGACGACCGCGAAGAAGACGACGGCGTCCAAGACGGCCTCCAAGACGGCCGCCAAGAAGACGACCGCCGCGAAGAAGGTGGCTGCGTCCGCTCAGGCCGCCGACGAGTGA